One region of Phragmites australis chromosome 18, lpPhrAust1.1, whole genome shotgun sequence genomic DNA includes:
- the LOC133899005 gene encoding MADS-box transcription factor 56-like isoform X1, giving the protein MPSVVPSPHSERSDLVTWCWVEEMEEMARRAEQQQEKGKRKRGRVELRRIEDRTSRQVRFSKRRSGLFKKAFELSVLCDAQVALVVFSPAGRLYEFASSGFSIEEIFGRYWDLANAVNDLNIEARDPRIDCSIQGHGSKCKRDEHGRDKWLQGNSDRRSDGYQEQADDEGGWIAQNLREKEKPSEEERRDLYTIGVQRKSSAQVEKRACSFRLTGLAGAHALVR; this is encoded by the exons ATGCCTTCCGTGGTGCCGTCTCCTCACAGCGAGCGAAGTGACTTGGTGACTTGGTGTTGGGTGGAAGAAATGGAGGAGATGGCGAGGAGGGCGGAACAGCAGCAGGAGAAGGGGAAGAGGAAGCGCGGGCGGGTGGAGCTGCGGCGGATAGAGGACCGGACGAGCCGGCAGGTGCGCTTCTCGAAGCGGCGGAGCGGGCTGTTCAAGAAGGCCTTCGAGCTCTCCGTGCTCTGCGACGCCCAGGTCGCGCTCGTCGTCTTCTCCCCCGCCGGCCGCCTCTACGAGTTCGCCTCCTCCGGCTTCAG CATTGAGGAAATATTTGGTCGGTATTGGGACCTTGCCAACGCAGTAAATGATCTCAATATCGAAGCACGAGACCCAAGGATTGATTGCAGCATACAG GGCCATGGAAGCAAATGTAAACGAGATGAACATGGCCGAGATAAGTGGCTTCAAGGAAACAGTGACCGACGCTCTGACGGTTATCAGG AGCAAGCTGATGATGAAGGTGGCTGGATTGCCCAAAACCTGAG agagaaggagaagccCTCTGAAGAAGAAAGGAGGGACTTATATACtattggagtccagagaaagaGTAGTGCGCAAGTGGAAAAGAGAGCCTGCAGTTTTAGGCTGACGGGTTTGGCTGGGGCTCATGCTCTTGTGAGATGA
- the LOC133899005 gene encoding MADS-box transcription factor 56-like isoform X3, with amino-acid sequence MPSVVPSPHSERSDLVTWCWVEEMEEMARRAEQQQEKGKRKRGRVELRRIEDRTSRQVRFSKRRSGLFKKAFELSVLCDAQVALVVFSPAGRLYEFASSGFSIEEIFGRYWDLANAVNDLNIEARDPRIDCSIQGHGSKCKRDEHGRDKWLQGNSDRRSDGYQEQADDEGGWIAQNLRRRSPLKKKGGTYILLESRERVVRKWKREPAVLG; translated from the exons ATGCCTTCCGTGGTGCCGTCTCCTCACAGCGAGCGAAGTGACTTGGTGACTTGGTGTTGGGTGGAAGAAATGGAGGAGATGGCGAGGAGGGCGGAACAGCAGCAGGAGAAGGGGAAGAGGAAGCGCGGGCGGGTGGAGCTGCGGCGGATAGAGGACCGGACGAGCCGGCAGGTGCGCTTCTCGAAGCGGCGGAGCGGGCTGTTCAAGAAGGCCTTCGAGCTCTCCGTGCTCTGCGACGCCCAGGTCGCGCTCGTCGTCTTCTCCCCCGCCGGCCGCCTCTACGAGTTCGCCTCCTCCGGCTTCAG CATTGAGGAAATATTTGGTCGGTATTGGGACCTTGCCAACGCAGTAAATGATCTCAATATCGAAGCACGAGACCCAAGGATTGATTGCAGCATACAG GGCCATGGAAGCAAATGTAAACGAGATGAACATGGCCGAGATAAGTGGCTTCAAGGAAACAGTGACCGACGCTCTGACGGTTATCAGG AGCAAGCTGATGATGAAGGTGGCTGGATTGCCCAAAACCTGAG aaggagaagccCTCTGAAGAAGAAAGGAGGGACTTATATACtattggagtccagagaaagaGTAGTGCGCAAGTGGAAAAGAGAGCCTGCAGTTTTAGGCTGA
- the LOC133899005 gene encoding MADS-box transcription factor 51-like isoform X4: MPSVVPSPHSERSDLVTWCWVEEMEEMARRAEQQQEKGKRKRGRVELRRIEDRTSRQVRFSKRRSGLFKKAFELSVLCDAQVALVVFSPAGRLYEFASSGFSIEEIFGRYWDLANAVNDLNIEARDPRIDCSIQKEQSAAGSVCYQLKNIAQWAMEANVNEMNMAEISGFKETVTDALTVIRSKLMMKVAGLPKT; the protein is encoded by the exons ATGCCTTCCGTGGTGCCGTCTCCTCACAGCGAGCGAAGTGACTTGGTGACTTGGTGTTGGGTGGAAGAAATGGAGGAGATGGCGAGGAGGGCGGAACAGCAGCAGGAGAAGGGGAAGAGGAAGCGCGGGCGGGTGGAGCTGCGGCGGATAGAGGACCGGACGAGCCGGCAGGTGCGCTTCTCGAAGCGGCGGAGCGGGCTGTTCAAGAAGGCCTTCGAGCTCTCCGTGCTCTGCGACGCCCAGGTCGCGCTCGTCGTCTTCTCCCCCGCCGGCCGCCTCTACGAGTTCGCCTCCTCCGGCTTCAG CATTGAGGAAATATTTGGTCGGTATTGGGACCTTGCCAACGCAGTAAATGATCTCAATATCGAAGCACGAGACCCAAGGATTGATTGCAGCATACAG AAGGAGCAGTCAGCAGCAGGCTCGGTATGTTACCAGCTAAAGAACATTGCCCAATG GGCCATGGAAGCAAATGTAAACGAGATGAACATGGCCGAGATAAGTGGCTTCAAGGAAACAGTGACCGACGCTCTGACGGTTATCAGG AGCAAGCTGATGATGAAGGTGGCTGGATTGCCCAAAACCTGA
- the LOC133899005 gene encoding MADS-box transcription factor 56-like isoform X2, which yields MPSVVPSPHSERSDLVTWCWVEEMEEMARRAEQQQEKGKRKRGRVELRRIEDRTSRQVRFSKRRSGLFKKAFELSVLCDAQVALVVFSPAGRLYEFASSGFSIEEIFGRYWDLANAVNDLNIEARDPRIDCSIQGHGSKCKRDEHGRDKWLQGNSDRRSDGYQEQADDEGGWIAQNLSGKERRRSPLKKKGGTYILLESRERVVRKWKREPAVLG from the exons ATGCCTTCCGTGGTGCCGTCTCCTCACAGCGAGCGAAGTGACTTGGTGACTTGGTGTTGGGTGGAAGAAATGGAGGAGATGGCGAGGAGGGCGGAACAGCAGCAGGAGAAGGGGAAGAGGAAGCGCGGGCGGGTGGAGCTGCGGCGGATAGAGGACCGGACGAGCCGGCAGGTGCGCTTCTCGAAGCGGCGGAGCGGGCTGTTCAAGAAGGCCTTCGAGCTCTCCGTGCTCTGCGACGCCCAGGTCGCGCTCGTCGTCTTCTCCCCCGCCGGCCGCCTCTACGAGTTCGCCTCCTCCGGCTTCAG CATTGAGGAAATATTTGGTCGGTATTGGGACCTTGCCAACGCAGTAAATGATCTCAATATCGAAGCACGAGACCCAAGGATTGATTGCAGCATACAG GGCCATGGAAGCAAATGTAAACGAGATGAACATGGCCGAGATAAGTGGCTTCAAGGAAACAGTGACCGACGCTCTGACGGTTATCAGG AGCAAGCTGATGATGAAGGTGGCTGGATTGCCCAAAACCTGAG TggaaaagagagaaggagaagccCTCTGAAGAAGAAAGGAGGGACTTATATACtattggagtccagagaaagaGTAGTGCGCAAGTGGAAAAGAGAGCCTGCAGTTTTAGGCTGA